The following is a genomic window from uncultured Flavobacterium sp..
GGCAAAGCATAAATTTTATACAACCGATTTAAAAGAAGGAGCTGAAATAACTATGTATGGTGTTTTGGTTGGAAAGGTGCAAAATGATGTTGCAAAAGGCAGCCTGATGACGACAGATAATCTTAAACATGCAGCAGAACCTTATCAGTATCGTGATGTTGATTTTGAATGGAAAGCGCCAGATGTTTCAAAATATAAAGACAGAACTTTTAAAGGATATAAAAGAAATGACGGTCGTGTAGGAACTGCCAATTATTGGTTGTTTGTACCAACAGTATTTTGCGAAAACAGAAATCTTGACGTAATACGTGAAGCTTTGCATAATGAATTGGGATATTCAGTAAGTGATAAATACACTCAATATACGCATAGTTTACTTGAAGCATTTAAAAAAGGAGAAAATCTGGATGCAATAAATGTTCAATTAACTCCAAATGCAAATGCGAACCGCGTCTTTAAAAACGTAGATGGTATTAAATTCCTAAATCATCAGGGAGGTTGTGGAGGTACACGTCAGGATGCAGCTACATTGAGCGCCTTATTGGCTTCATATGCAAATCATCCAAATGTGGCAGGTATAACCGTACTGAGTTTGGGATGTCAGCATTTGCAGGTACAGGATTTTACAAATGATGTTAAAAAACAAAATCCTACTTTTGATAAACCATTATTTATTTTTGAGCAGCAACAATCAAAAAGTGAAGAACAATTGGTTGCCGATGCCATTAAAAAAACATTTGAAGGCTTAATCGAAATAAACAAACAAGAAAGAACAGCAGCGCCATTGAGCGAATTATGTTTGGGAGTTAAATGTGGAGGAAGTGACGGTTTTAGTGGAGTTTCTGCTAATCCGGCTGTGGGTTATACTTCAGATTTACTGGTGGCTTTAGGCGGTAAAGTATTACTGGCAGAATTCCCTGAATTGTGTGGAGTAGAACAAAACCTGATTGATCGTTGTATTTCAGAACCAGTAGCTACAAAATTTATTAATTTAATGCAGTCTTATGATGCTTTGGCACATCAAGTAGGTTCAGGATTTCATATGAATCCATCGCCGGGAAACATCAAAGACGGATTAATAACCGATGCCATAAAAAGTGCAGGAGCAGCTAAAAAAGGAGGAACAGCGCCAGTAGTTGATGTATTAGATTATACGGAACCGGCAACAAAAGCAGGTTTGAGTTTAGTTTGTACACCAGGAAATGATGTCGAAGCTACGACAGGTAAAGCGGCATCCGGAGCAACATTAATATTGTTTACCACAGGATTAGGAACTCCAACAGGTAATCCGGTTTGTCCTGTTATTAAAGTGGCTACAAACTCTATTTTAGCTCAAAAAATGAGCGATATTATAGATATCGATTGTGGTCCGATAATTAGCGGAGAAAAAACCATTGAAGAAATGGGCGAAGATATTTTGGAATATTGTATTAAAGCAGCAAGCGGCGAAATTATTCCGAAAGCGGTGTTATTAAACCAAGATGATTTTATTCCGTGGAAACGAGGAGTATCATTGTAGTAATTATGAGTTATTAATTCTCAACACCTAAAAGTCTAATAATCTAAAGATCTAATAATCTAATTATATGTTTTCATTACAAAATAAAAAAGCGGTTGTTACTGGTGGTGGCAGCGGAATTGGGAAAGCCATTTCGGTTTTATTTGCAAAGCAAGGAGCCGAAGTACACATTATTGAATTAACAGAAGAAAGTGCAAAAACTGCTGTTGACGAAATAAAGGCAAATGGAGGAAAAGTATTTTCGCATGCTTGTAATGTAGCCAATCAACAAGAAGTGTTAGCAACATTCGAAAAAATAGGAAATATTAATATTCTTGTAAACAATGCAGGAATTGCTCATGTTGGTAAAGTAGAAACAACTCCTGAAGCAGATTTTGACAGAATCATGAATGTGAATGTAAAAGGTGTATACAATTGTTTACATGCTTCCATACCACATTTTAGAAATTCAGGCGGAGGTGTTATTTTAAATATGGCATCAATAGCTGCCTGGGTTGGTATTCCGGATCGATTTGCTTATTCTACAGCCAAAGGAGCTGTAATGGCAATGACTTTATCGATAGCAAGAGATTACATGAGTGAAAATATCCGTTGTAATTCAGTTTCTCCCGCACGTGTGCATACACCTTTCGTAGATGGATTTATTGCAAAGAATTATCCGGGTCAGGAAGCAGAAATGTTTGAAAAATTATCTAAATCACAGCCTATCGGACGTATGGCAAAACCAGACGAAGTTGCAGCTTTGGCTTTGTTTTTATGCAGCGATGAATCTGGTTTTGTTACCGGTTGCGATTATCCTATTGATGGAGGTTTTATCAAATTAAATAACTAATTTATAATGAAGGTTGCCTTATTCATACCTTGCTATATAGACCAGTTTTATCCCAAAGTGGGTATTGCCACTTTGCAATTATTAGAAAAGTTGGGTTGTGATGTCACTTTTCCTTTGCAGCAAACTTGCTGTGGTCAGCCTATGGCTAATAGTGGTTTTGCAAATTTGAGTACAGGTTGTGATAAGAACTTTGTTAAAAATTTCTCAGGATTCGATTATATAGTAGCACCTTCAGGAAGTTGTGTTTTGCATGTAAAAGAACATTTGCATGATGCAGAAAATCCGCAAGAAGCCATAAAAATCCGCAATTCGATTTATGAACTTACAGAGTTTTTAACTGATATCTTAAAAGTAGAAAGCATCAATGCTGATTTCCCTTTTAAAGTTGGATTGCATAATAGTTGTCACGGACAAAGAGGATTACATCTTTCTTCAATGACAGAAAGAATGTTGCCTGAATTTTCGAAGCCGGAACAATTACTAAAGATGGTTAATGGTATTACGCT
Proteins encoded in this region:
- a CDS encoding altronate dehydratase family protein, which encodes MHPEDNVLVALTDLAKGESVTFDDQTYILQDTIKAKHKFYTTDLKEGAEITMYGVLVGKVQNDVAKGSLMTTDNLKHAAEPYQYRDVDFEWKAPDVSKYKDRTFKGYKRNDGRVGTANYWLFVPTVFCENRNLDVIREALHNELGYSVSDKYTQYTHSLLEAFKKGENLDAINVQLTPNANANRVFKNVDGIKFLNHQGGCGGTRQDAATLSALLASYANHPNVAGITVLSLGCQHLQVQDFTNDVKKQNPTFDKPLFIFEQQQSKSEEQLVADAIKKTFEGLIEINKQERTAAPLSELCLGVKCGGSDGFSGVSANPAVGYTSDLLVALGGKVLLAEFPELCGVEQNLIDRCISEPVATKFINLMQSYDALAHQVGSGFHMNPSPGNIKDGLITDAIKSAGAAKKGGTAPVVDVLDYTEPATKAGLSLVCTPGNDVEATTGKAASGATLILFTTGLGTPTGNPVCPVIKVATNSILAQKMSDIIDIDCGPIISGEKTIEEMGEDILEYCIKAASGEIIPKAVLLNQDDFIPWKRGVSL
- a CDS encoding SDR family oxidoreductase, which gives rise to MFSLQNKKAVVTGGGSGIGKAISVLFAKQGAEVHIIELTEESAKTAVDEIKANGGKVFSHACNVANQQEVLATFEKIGNINILVNNAGIAHVGKVETTPEADFDRIMNVNVKGVYNCLHASIPHFRNSGGGVILNMASIAAWVGIPDRFAYSTAKGAVMAMTLSIARDYMSENIRCNSVSPARVHTPFVDGFIAKNYPGQEAEMFEKLSKSQPIGRMAKPDEVAALALFLCSDESGFVTGCDYPIDGGFIKLNN
- a CDS encoding (Fe-S)-binding protein, coding for MKVALFIPCYIDQFYPKVGIATLQLLEKLGCDVTFPLQQTCCGQPMANSGFANLSTGCDKNFVKNFSGFDYIVAPSGSCVLHVKEHLHDAENPQEAIKIRNSIYELTEFLTDILKVESINADFPFKVGLHNSCHGQRGLHLSSMTERMLPEFSKPEQLLKMVNGITLSKPKRNDECCGFGGTFCVFEEAVSVKMGKDRITEHEDNEVDYITGGDTSCLMHLEGILKRQGSKTKTIHIAEILNGFL